The proteins below come from a single Dehalococcoidia bacterium genomic window:
- the selD gene encoding selenide, water dikinase SelD, with protein sequence MGDRVKKRLTETVRGAGUAAKIGPSDLTKALCGLEMMHDENVLVGLETGDDAGVYRLNDDLAIIQTVDFITPIVDDPYTFGQIAAANSLSDVYAMGGTPITAMNVVCFPTSSQDISTLSDILRGGLDKMKEAGVALVGGHSVADEELKYGLSVTGIIHPAQVLRRNSPCAGDKIILTKPIGTGIVATALKGGEADSKAIEPAVRSMTTLNKKAAELMRTTEVHACTDVTGFSLMGHGYGMIANSKLGMEINVSSVPIFAAAREFATMGFVPGGARRNMEYYSSHIEQACEISDEMRDILFDPQTSGGLLMAIPQDKAEGLMKKLRSSGIKEAAIIGQIVDKPKGKIVLRNS encoded by the coding sequence ATGGGCGACAGGGTGAAAAAGAGGCTTACCGAGACCGTCCGCGGGGCGGGTTGAGCCGCCAAAATAGGTCCGTCGGACCTGACAAAAGCCCTGTGCGGGCTTGAGATGATGCACGACGAGAACGTACTGGTCGGGTTGGAGACCGGCGACGATGCCGGCGTGTATCGGTTGAACGATGATCTGGCTATAATCCAGACCGTCGATTTCATCACGCCCATCGTGGACGATCCGTACACCTTCGGCCAGATAGCCGCTGCCAACTCCCTGAGCGACGTCTATGCCATGGGAGGAACGCCCATTACCGCCATGAACGTGGTCTGTTTCCCTACCAGCAGCCAGGATATCTCGACGCTGAGCGATATACTGCGTGGCGGGCTGGACAAGATGAAGGAAGCCGGCGTGGCGCTTGTCGGCGGGCACAGCGTAGCCGATGAGGAGCTTAAATACGGCCTGTCGGTAACCGGTATCATCCACCCCGCACAGGTACTGAGAAGGAACAGCCCGTGCGCCGGCGATAAAATTATTCTGACCAAGCCCATCGGCACCGGCATAGTGGCCACGGCGCTAAAGGGCGGAGAAGCCGATTCGAAGGCCATCGAGCCGGCGGTGCGCAGCATGACCACGCTGAACAAAAAGGCCGCCGAGCTTATGCGCACGACCGAGGTGCACGCCTGCACGGACGTGACGGGCTTCAGCCTGATGGGTCACGGCTACGGTATGATAGCCAACAGCAAGCTGGGAATGGAGATAAACGTATCATCGGTACCGATCTTCGCCGCCGCCAGGGAGTTCGCAACAATGGGATTCGTGCCGGGGGGCGCGCGGCGGAACATGGAATACTATAGCAGCCATATAGAGCAGGCCTGCGAGATAAGCGACGAGATGAGGGATATACTATTCGACCCGCAGACATCGGGCGGGCTGCTCATGGCCATACCTCAGGACAAAGCCGAAGGGCTGATGAAAAAGCTGCGCAGCAGCGGCATAAAAGAAGCAGCCATCATCGGACAGATAGTAGATAAGCCGAAAGGTAAGATCGTATTAAGGAATTCCTGA
- a CDS encoding NAD(P)H-hydrate dehydratase: MTLLIAGVIPDKNLPLTVGDVASDGDYLTVDKQRFPCMQGTGAMISAALAVTSYFKLDAPRVVVAGDIGDGAGSRAIYDLLIHSVDKLAPTVLALHYWLPDMAQTKRLCETIDKCDKRPVMIADAASMYSAKASGMASSFDIFTPDATEMAFLADPAATHPAYIARHLFDTDVTQTPKLIGDAYANKSAAKLLLVKGKIDYIVRDGEIIKTIAEPDVPALEPIGGTGDTITGLVAGLVYIGLEPHEAAIIAARTNRIAGQMANLTPATKVSEIIRQFPAVFEKYLCEWSGVCCIKGEGNE, from the coding sequence ATGACGCTGCTTATAGCCGGAGTGATACCCGATAAAAATCTGCCTCTGACCGTGGGCGACGTTGCCTCGGACGGCGACTACCTCACCGTCGATAAGCAGCGTTTCCCCTGCATGCAGGGCACCGGCGCCATGATCAGTGCCGCGCTGGCGGTGACGAGCTACTTCAAGCTGGACGCGCCGCGCGTGGTTGTCGCCGGCGACATAGGAGACGGCGCGGGCAGCCGCGCCATATACGACCTGCTGATACACAGCGTCGATAAGCTCGCGCCGACGGTCTTAGCCCTGCATTACTGGCTGCCCGACATGGCTCAGACGAAGCGCCTGTGCGAAACAATCGACAAATGCGATAAACGGCCGGTCATGATAGCGGACGCCGCCTCGATGTATTCGGCCAAGGCCTCGGGCATGGCGTCGAGCTTCGACATATTCACGCCGGACGCCACTGAGATGGCTTTCCTCGCCGATCCGGCCGCGACGCACCCGGCCTACATCGCCAGACATCTGTTCGATACCGACGTGACGCAAACGCCGAAGCTTATCGGCGACGCATACGCCAATAAAAGCGCAGCAAAATTACTGCTGGTAAAGGGTAAGATCGACTATATAGTTCGCGACGGCGAGATAATCAAGACAATCGCTGAACCGGACGTGCCCGCGCTCGAGCCCATCGGCGGCACCGGAGACACCATCACCGGACTCGTCGCGGGACTGGTGTATATAGGATTGGAACCTCACGAGGCCGCCATAATCGCGGCTAGAACCAACAGGATTGCCGGACAGATGGCAAATCTGACACCGGCGACGAAAGTGAGCGAGATAATACGACAGTTCCCCGCCGTATTCGAAAAATATCTCTGCGAATGGAGCGGGGTATGCTGTATTAAAGGAGAAGGGAATGAGTGA
- a CDS encoding sulfurtransferase TusA family protein, with the protein MSEVDARGLSCPLPVINTKKALEGSDKQVTVIVDNATARDNVTRLAKSKKCSVTVEKKGGDFHLTLSKS; encoded by the coding sequence ATGAGTGAAGTAGATGCGCGCGGGCTGTCCTGCCCGCTTCCTGTTATAAACACCAAGAAAGCACTGGAAGGCTCCGACAAACAGGTCACAGTGATCGTAGATAACGCCACGGCGCGCGATAATGTGACACGCCTGGCAAAGAGCAAGAAATGCTCGGTCACGGTGGAGAAAAAGGGCGGGGATTTCCACCTGACTTTAAGCAAAAGCTGA
- a CDS encoding DUF3343 domain-containing protein, translating to MPLFKREKKISGEGSGLALFADVQAALKAEKALKNAGYAIKLVAPPPKLRKGCDLAVEINLVESMGIERLFLEKDVPYVEIVPLSEGTSDLLDIVKVTDFGDWTMVKAGNMKLTFEKESGVIVNTSGGGCPDIPYMHVEMIGKKLSEAPNPKDIGFTLCATMLHRALEESLAIWQGRRS from the coding sequence TTGCCGTTATTCAAACGTGAAAAAAAGATATCGGGCGAGGGCAGCGGGCTGGCGCTATTCGCCGACGTCCAGGCCGCTCTCAAGGCGGAGAAGGCGCTGAAGAACGCTGGCTACGCAATAAAGCTCGTCGCCCCTCCTCCTAAGCTGCGCAAAGGCTGCGACCTTGCGGTGGAGATAAACCTTGTAGAGAGCATGGGCATCGAACGCCTGTTCCTCGAAAAGGACGTCCCCTATGTGGAAATCGTTCCGCTGAGCGAGGGCACAAGCGACCTGCTCGATATCGTGAAAGTAACCGATTTCGGCGACTGGACAATGGTCAAGGCCGGAAACATGAAACTGACCTTCGAGAAAGAGAGCGGCGTCATAGTGAACACATCCGGCGGAGGCTGCCCCGACATCCCATACATGCACGTAGAGATGATCGGGAAGAAGCTGTCCGAGGCGCCGAACCCGAAAGACATCGGCTTTACGCTGTGCGCCACCATGCTGCACCGCGCGCTGGAGGAGAGCCTGGCCATCTGGCAGGGGAGGCGCTCATGA
- the selB gene encoding selenocysteine-specific translation elongation factor — MPFVLGTAGHVDHGKSLLVKALTGIDPDRLREEKERGMTIDLGFAWLTLPSGREVSIVDVPGHERFIKNMLAGVGGIDLALLIIAADEGVMPQTREHLAILDLLGVKNGIIAITKKDLVDDEMLELVTLDIEDTIKGTTLAQSQIIPVSAMTGENLPALLNAIDAMLDKTAPKRDIGKPRLPIDRIFTMAGFGTIVTGTLIDGSLKKGQEIEIVPAGIRTHLRGLQSHKQSVDSIDPGSRVAANLANIATEQLTRGDVITIPGWLKPTKAIDVKLRLLASAPRPLEHNAQVTLHTGAAESQAKVRLLDASEIKPGDTAFAQIVLDTPIAIVKDDLFIIRSPQETLGGGQILEPHAKRHRRFQASTIERLSAKDEGNAESVILASLDAYKPTELAKLAATCNIPSKDIDAAIASLAERKDITVLGEKNDRLIYSAQAWTAVVQSVEETLKRFHKDNPLRQGMAKEELKDKIKAPSKFFDAAVKQLSDEGILKESGPIVHAPDHQVKLSSEQQKKVDAYIKALSTTPFSPPPETIIEPELLSIIIGQRKVVKVADGVVFTADAYDKMLQIITDHIKAHGQTTVAEVRDLLQTSRKYVLALMEYMDNQKITRRVGDGRVLR, encoded by the coding sequence ATGCCATTTGTATTAGGCACAGCAGGACATGTCGACCACGGGAAATCGCTACTGGTCAAAGCTCTGACAGGGATAGATCCCGACCGCCTCCGCGAGGAGAAAGAGCGCGGCATGACCATCGACCTGGGCTTCGCCTGGCTCACTCTGCCGAGCGGCCGCGAGGTCAGCATCGTCGACGTGCCCGGCCACGAGCGCTTCATCAAGAACATGCTGGCCGGCGTCGGCGGCATCGACCTGGCGCTGCTCATCATCGCCGCCGACGAAGGCGTCATGCCGCAGACGCGCGAACATCTCGCCATACTCGACCTTCTTGGCGTGAAGAACGGCATCATCGCCATTACTAAAAAAGACCTAGTCGACGATGAGATGTTAGAACTGGTTACGCTGGATATCGAGGATACTATTAAGGGAACGACGCTGGCGCAGTCGCAGATCATTCCCGTATCCGCCATGACCGGCGAGAACCTGCCGGCGCTTCTCAATGCCATCGATGCCATGCTCGACAAAACAGCCCCCAAGCGCGATATCGGCAAGCCAAGGCTTCCAATCGACCGTATCTTCACCATGGCCGGGTTCGGCACCATAGTAACTGGAACACTCATCGACGGCAGCCTGAAAAAGGGCCAGGAGATAGAGATCGTGCCGGCCGGCATTCGAACGCACCTCCGCGGGCTGCAATCGCACAAGCAGAGCGTGGACAGCATCGATCCGGGCAGCCGCGTCGCCGCCAACCTGGCGAATATTGCGACCGAGCAGCTCACACGCGGCGATGTAATCACCATACCCGGCTGGCTCAAGCCCACTAAAGCGATAGACGTCAAGCTGCGCCTGCTCGCTTCAGCGCCACGTCCGCTGGAGCACAACGCGCAGGTTACCCTGCACACCGGAGCCGCCGAGTCCCAGGCCAAGGTACGATTGCTCGACGCCAGCGAGATCAAACCGGGAGATACGGCCTTTGCGCAAATAGTACTCGACACCCCGATCGCCATCGTTAAGGACGATCTTTTTATCATACGCTCACCGCAGGAGACGCTGGGTGGCGGTCAGATACTGGAGCCCCACGCTAAAAGGCACCGCAGGTTCCAGGCATCAACAATCGAGCGCCTCTCGGCAAAAGACGAAGGCAACGCTGAGTCGGTCATACTCGCATCGCTGGATGCGTACAAGCCGACCGAGCTCGCTAAGCTGGCGGCCACATGCAACATACCCTCTAAAGACATAGATGCCGCTATCGCATCTTTGGCCGAACGCAAAGACATCACGGTGCTGGGAGAGAAGAACGACCGGCTCATTTATTCGGCGCAAGCCTGGACCGCCGTCGTACAATCGGTCGAGGAGACGCTGAAGAGATTCCACAAAGACAACCCGCTGCGACAGGGTATGGCCAAGGAAGAACTCAAGGATAAAATAAAGGCCCCATCCAAATTCTTCGACGCCGCCGTAAAACAGCTATCCGACGAAGGTATTCTCAAGGAATCAGGTCCGATTGTGCATGCGCCCGATCATCAAGTAAAACTGTCGTCTGAGCAGCAGAAGAAGGTCGATGCCTACATCAAAGCGTTATCGACAACTCCGTTCTCGCCGCCGCCGGAGACGATCATCGAGCCGGAACTGCTCAGCATCATCATCGGGCAGAGAAAAGTTGTGAAAGTGGCTGATGGCGTTGTTTTCACCGCCGACGCCTACGATAAAATGCTGCAAATAATAACCGACCATATTAAGGCGCATGGGCAGACAACGGTGGCCGAGGTACGCGACCTGCTGCAGACCAGCCGCAAGTACGTTCTCGCGCTGATGGAATACATGGACAACCAAAAAATAACCCGCCGCGTCGGCGACGGGCGGGTGCTGAGATGA
- the yedE gene encoding YedE family putative selenium transporter, with translation MTRVTRIMTPGMLIFTLALIIGILAAFLVKWGNPQNMGICVGCFLRDTTGALGLHRAAVVQYMRPEIIGFVLGSFGAAYAFKEFRARGGSTPLVRFFLGMFVMIGILVFLGCPVRALLRLAGGDLTAIAALAGVAFGALIGVFLLKKGFSLGRSHSMPAASGWVMPVVMIGLLIMAIVKPSFMFASESGPGSQYAPIITALAVGLFVGIAAQRTRMCFVGGWRDLFLVRDTYLFKGIAGLFIGALLVNLILTYGFDESLFKLGFEGQPVAHTNHLWNFFGMTLVGLGATQLGGCPLRQLVLSGEGDTDAGITVLGLIAGAAVGHNFGLASSAAGPSASGPWVVVVGLVICIASGFLFRDRVKA, from the coding sequence GTGACTCGTGTGACACGAATCATGACGCCGGGTATGTTGATATTCACCTTAGCTCTGATAATCGGCATACTGGCGGCGTTTCTTGTGAAGTGGGGCAACCCGCAGAACATGGGCATATGTGTAGGCTGCTTCCTGAGGGACACCACAGGAGCTTTAGGCCTGCACCGGGCTGCGGTAGTCCAGTACATGCGACCTGAGATAATCGGGTTCGTTCTCGGCAGCTTCGGCGCCGCATACGCTTTCAAGGAATTTCGGGCCAGAGGGGGATCAACCCCGCTGGTCCGTTTCTTTTTGGGCATGTTCGTTATGATCGGCATCCTTGTCTTTCTGGGATGCCCGGTCAGGGCTTTATTACGCCTTGCCGGCGGCGACCTTACTGCGATTGCCGCGCTGGCCGGCGTGGCCTTTGGCGCCCTGATAGGCGTTTTCCTGCTTAAGAAAGGCTTCTCGCTGGGCCGATCTCACTCCATGCCGGCGGCATCGGGCTGGGTCATGCCCGTAGTTATGATCGGCCTGCTTATCATGGCTATAGTTAAACCGAGCTTTATGTTCGCCAGCGAATCAGGCCCGGGTTCTCAATACGCACCCATAATCACGGCACTGGCGGTCGGTCTATTCGTAGGTATAGCCGCGCAAAGGACAAGGATGTGCTTCGTCGGCGGCTGGCGCGACCTTTTCCTGGTACGCGATACATACCTGTTCAAAGGCATAGCAGGTCTGTTCATAGGAGCCCTTCTGGTAAACCTTATACTTACCTACGGATTCGATGAAAGTCTGTTCAAGCTCGGCTTTGAAGGCCAGCCGGTGGCACACACCAACCACCTGTGGAACTTCTTCGGCATGACGCTGGTGGGCCTCGGTGCTACACAGCTCGGCGGCTGCCCGCTGCGACAGCTTGTGCTCAGCGGCGAGGGCGATACTGATGCCGGCATCACCGTGCTCGGCCTGATAGCCGGAGCGGCCGTAGGCCATAACTTCGGTCTGGCAAGCTCCGCGGCAGGGCCTTCGGCATCCGGACCGTGGGTAGTTGTCGTGGGATTGGTGATATGCATCGCCTCCGGATTCCTGTTCCGGGATAGAGTGAAAGCATAA